From Mucilaginibacter gotjawali:
TCGGGCAAATGGTGTATCATGACAATGGGATAAAAAGCAAACCCATCGACGGTACAGTTTCTAAAAGAAAAATAAATAAAGAAGATATTAACGATTTGTACGATTTAGCGTTATGAAGTATTTATCAGAATTCCGCTCACCGGAAATTGTGGAGGCCTTGCTGAAAGAGATAAGGGAGACCGTAAAAGGAAACTGGAATATTATGGAAGTATGCGGCGGCCAAACGCATTCGCTGGTAAAAAACGGCATCCTGAATATGCTGCCGTCCAATATCCAAATGGTGCATGGGCCGGGCTGCCCGGTTTGTGTTACGCCGGTCAACCTGATCGATAAGGCGGTTCACCTGGCGGTAGCGCATAAGGTGATCCTGTGTTCGTATGGCGATATGATCCGCGTTCCCGGGAGCGGAATGAGCCTGCTGGAAGCAAAATCTAAGGGCGCTGATGTCCGCATTTTATATTCACCGCTCGAAGCCGTTAACATCGCTAAAGAAAATCCTGAACGCGAAGTTGTTTTTTTTGCTGTTGGATTTGAAACTACCGCGCCTGCCAATGCCCTCTCGGTTATCCAGGCGTACCAATCCGGGGTAAAAAATTATTCTATCCTTACTTCGCACGTGTTGGTGCCACCCGCAATTGAAGCCATTATGAGCGACAAGGAGTGTGAAGTTGATGCCTTTTTAGGGGCCGGCCACGTATGTGCCATTATGGGTACGAGCGAATACTACCCGATAGTTGAAAAATATAAGATTCCTATCGTTATTACAGGTTTTGAGCCTGTAGATTTATTAGAAGGTATTTTGGCTGCCGTAAAGCAACTGGAAAAAGGCGAATATAAACTGGAAAATCAATATACCCGCATCGTTGAGGCAGCCGGAAATACCAGCGCCATTAAAGCCATTGACCAGGTATTTGAAGTTACCAACCGCGAATGGCGCGGTATCGGTGAAATAGCGGCCAGCGGCTACGGCGTAAAAGATGCCTTTAATGCTTATGATGCCATTAAAAAGTTTAAGTTTGATATGGCTGAATCGCATGAAGATCCAACTTGTATGTCAGGCGACATCATGAAAGGAAAGATCAAGCCGAACCAATGCCCCAACTTTGGCATAAAGTGTACCCCGGTGCAGCCCCTGGGTGCGCCGATGGTAAGCAGCGAGGGAGCCTGCGCGGCTTATTATTATTTTAACATGGCGGTAGAGGAGGTCATTTAGTCATTGGGTCATTAAGTCATTTAAAGTTTTTAATTTTATTCACTATTCACAACTCACCAATATGATCCTCTCCTGTCCCTTACCAAAACTCGATTTTGATACCATTAACCTGGGGCATGGCAGCGGCGGTACTTTAACCAGCCAGTTGCTGGATGCAGGCGTATTCAAATTGCTTGAAAACGAACTGCTCAACAAAAAACATGATGGTGCTATTTTTAACCTTGATGGCAAAGTAGCCATGAGTACCGATACCTATGTGGTTTCCCCCATATTTTTTGAGGGCGGAAATATCGGCGATTTGGCCATCAACGGCACGATAAACGACCTGGCCATGTGCGGCGCTGCCGCAAAATACCTTACACTGGGGTTTGTGCTGGAAGAAGGTTTAAAAATGACCGAATTTTGGGAGATATTGCTTAGTATAAAAGCAGCTTGCGACGCTGCCGGGGTAAATATTGTTACCGGCGATACAAAAGTGGTTGAACGGGGAAAAGGCGATAAGATCTTTATCAATACCACCGGCATCGGCACAGTGCACCCAAAAGCAAATATCGATGCCGAAAACATTAAAGCCGGCGATAAAATTATTTTAAGCGGCCCCTTGGCCAGGCATGGCATCACTATCATGAGCCACCGGCAGGGCTTGCAGTTTGAAAGCACTATCAGCAGTGATACCCGGCCGCTCAATAAAATTATCCTGTCGCTGCTGGATGAATTTGGCGAGAACATCCACTTCCTGCGCGACCCGACACGCGGGGGCCTTGCAACTGTTTTGAATGAAATTGCCGCAGGTGCCAAATTAGGAATCGACATCGCGCAAAAAAACATGAGCGTAGAAGAAGAGGTAGCCGGCGCCTGCGAAATGCTGGGGCTCGACCCTATGTATGTTGCCAACGAGGGCTTGTTTGTCGCCGTTGTTGATGCCACGGTGGCCGAAAATATATTAAGCAGGCTGAACGAATGGGAACACGGCGAAATGGCACGCATCATAGGCGAAACGACAACCGATCATCCCCGCCAGGTGATTATGAAGAGTTTGATTGGCGGCCGCAGGGTAGTAAATATGCTGCCAGGCGAGCAACTGCCAAGAATCTGCTGATAAAATCGATATTAAAACAATTAACGACAACCAAAACCACCTGAAAATATGTTCACTTTTCCACTTTTGCTTACCATATACGCCGGCTTCACCCACGCTTTTGAAGCCGACCATTTGCTGGCTGTCACCAATATTGTGTCCAGGCGTAATCATATCTGGCTCTCTGTTAAAGATGGTATTTTCTGGGGGCTGGGCCATTCGTCAACCATTCTGTTGATCGGTGTGCTGATGATCATGTT
This genomic window contains:
- the hypD gene encoding hydrogenase formation protein HypD — translated: MKYLSEFRSPEIVEALLKEIRETVKGNWNIMEVCGGQTHSLVKNGILNMLPSNIQMVHGPGCPVCVTPVNLIDKAVHLAVAHKVILCSYGDMIRVPGSGMSLLEAKSKGADVRILYSPLEAVNIAKENPEREVVFFAVGFETTAPANALSVIQAYQSGVKNYSILTSHVLVPPAIEAIMSDKECEVDAFLGAGHVCAIMGTSEYYPIVEKYKIPIVITGFEPVDLLEGILAAVKQLEKGEYKLENQYTRIVEAAGNTSAIKAIDQVFEVTNREWRGIGEIAASGYGVKDAFNAYDAIKKFKFDMAESHEDPTCMSGDIMKGKIKPNQCPNFGIKCTPVQPLGAPMVSSEGACAAYYYFNMAVEEVI
- the hypE gene encoding hydrogenase expression/formation protein HypE — encoded protein: MILSCPLPKLDFDTINLGHGSGGTLTSQLLDAGVFKLLENELLNKKHDGAIFNLDGKVAMSTDTYVVSPIFFEGGNIGDLAINGTINDLAMCGAAAKYLTLGFVLEEGLKMTEFWEILLSIKAACDAAGVNIVTGDTKVVERGKGDKIFINTTGIGTVHPKANIDAENIKAGDKIILSGPLARHGITIMSHRQGLQFESTISSDTRPLNKIILSLLDEFGENIHFLRDPTRGGLATVLNEIAAGAKLGIDIAQKNMSVEEEVAGACEMLGLDPMYVANEGLFVAVVDATVAENILSRLNEWEHGEMARIIGETTTDHPRQVIMKSLIGGRRVVNMLPGEQLPRIC